ACAACCAAACAAAGGGAAACGGGGATGAGTGACGAATTGCGTTTAGGCAGGGAGCGACGCTTTCTGGTGTTGCTGGGCATCATCTGCCTGGCGCTGATTGGCGGTGCACTCTATATGCAGGTGGTACTGGGCGAGGCGCCGTGCCCGCTGTGCATCCTGCAACGCTATGCCTTGCTGTTGATTGCGGTCTTCGCGTTCATCGGCGCGGCCATGCGCACCAAAGGCGCGATCACACTGTTTGAAGGCCTGGTGGTGCTCAGCGCCCTCGGTGGGGTGGCCGCGGCCGGCCATCATGTGTACACCCAGTTCTTCCCTCAGGTCAGCTGCGGCATCGATGTACTGCAACCGATCGTCGACGACCTGCCGCTGGCCAAGGTGTTCCCGCTGGGCTTTCAGGTAGACGGTTTCTGCAGCACCCCGTACCCGCCGATTCTTGGGTTGTCCCTTGCACAATGGGCACTGGTGGCCTTCGTGCTGACCGTGATCCTGGTGCCGCTGGGCATCTATCGGAATCGCCAACACAAAGGCTGAACCTTTGCACAAACGCCCCGGTCCTTCTTGAAGGAAGGCCGGGGCGTTTTCGTTTGTGGGATTTTGTGAAAGGGCTGTGACGAGGGGCAACTTTAAGTGCGCGCAGCGTGCGACATGTTGTCACACGGACGCTGTCGCAGGACGTTTCTGACTCGCCGATGGGTCGCTTAAATTTGCACCACCCGGTCAATTTGTGCTGTCAGTTCGTCGTTTGAACAGCGCTCGCAAGGTCGTGTGGTTCGCGCTTCGCGGTGATGTCCCAATGCCTTGTTTTATGGGGGGTTGCATGGGTTTGCCATGCCCTTACGTGCTGTAGGGGATGCGACGCGTTGGCGAATAACAGGGCAATTTTTGTGGTTTTTGTTGAGAATCGAACGCGATAAGATCGCGAACCCTTGCAATAATGGTGAAGGATTATTGCTGTAATCGATAAAAATTATTTCTTTATAAGACATGGTTTATACATCGCTAGCTAACTACAATCGCCCGCACTGAATGTCCGGTGCTGTTCAATATTTGAGCATTGGAGCGGTCGAGGGGCAGATGGATGGCTCTGTGCGACCCCTGGTTCCGGCAGCCTTTCAACTATCCGCACCAAATGGAATTGGTCTGTAACAAGGCCTTTAACCACGAAATCGAATAAGAACTCACCGCAGGTCCGTGAAACGTACAGTTATGACGCGACGGGCAGGCTCTTATTCAATCGAAGAGAAATGCCAACCCTTGGCAGGGTGAAGTGTTGGCGATCAAAACCCAACTGCATTGCGCAAGCTGCTTTAGAGGTCGTGAGATGAGTAAAAACAGGTACCCCCGATTACTAGGCTTTTTGCCGCTGCTTGGCATGATGTTAATGCTGGGAGGCTGCAAGTGGACCTTGATGGACCCAAAAGGACAGATCGGTCTGGATCAACGAAACCTGATCATCACCGCGACCCTGCTGATGCTGTTGGTCGTGGTGCCTGTGATCATCATGACCTTCGCCTTCGCCTGGAAATACCGCGCGTCGAACACCAGCGCCACCTACGCGCCGAAGTGGTCGCACTCCACCAAGATCGAAATCGCGGTGTGGCTGGTCCCGATCCTCATCATCATCGCCCTGGGTTACATCACCTATAAGTCGACCCACGAGCTGGACCCGTACCGTCCGCTGGAGTCCAACGTCAAGCCGATCAACATCGAAGTGGTCGCGCTGGACTGGAAGTGGCTGTTCATCTACCCGGACCTGGGTATCGCCACGGTTAACCAGATTCGGTTCCCGGAGAACACTCCGCTTAATTTCCGGATCACCTCCGACGCCGTGATGAACTCGTTCTTCATCCCCGCACTGGGCGGCCAGATCTACGCGATGGCAGGCATGCAGACCCGCCTGCACCTGATCGCCAACGAAAAAGCTGAAATGGAAGGCATCTCCGCTAACTACAGCGGCGCTGGCTTCACCGGCATGAAATTCAAAGCCATCTCGACGAGCCAGGAAGATTTCAACGCCTGGGTAGCCGAAGTCAAGGCCGCACCTAAACAGCTTGATCAAGCTGAATACGACGCCCTGACCAAACCAAGCCAGAACAACCCAGTCGCCCTGTACTCCACGTATGAGCCGAACCTGTTTCAGAAAATCGTCGACAAGTACGAAGGTATGAAGCCAGGCAAGCCGGTCAAGCACGAGAAGAAAGAAGTGGCCGCGGTTGAAGGTTCTGACACGGGCTCGCATTCAACTGCTGGGGCAGAGGAGTAAACGATGTTTGGTAAATTAAGTTGGGATGCGGTCCCGTTCCACGAGCCGATCGTAATGGTGACCATCGCCATGATCGCGCTGGGTGGTCTGGCACTGTTTGCAGCAATCACTTATTTCAAGAAGTGGACCTACCTGTGGACCGAGTGGCTGACGTCGGTCGACCACAAGAAAATCGGCGTCATGTACGTCATCGTTGCCATGGTCATGCTGCTGCGTGGTTTTGCCGACGCCATCATGATGCGTACCCAGTTGGCCATGGCCACCGAGGGTTCGCCTGGCTACCTGCCGCCTGAACACTATGACCAGATCTTCACCGCCCACGGTGTGATCATGATCATCTTCATGGCGATGCCATTCTTCACCGGCTTGATGAACCTTGCCTTGCCGCTGCAGATCGGTGCCCGTGACGTTGCCTACCCGTTCCTGAACTCCCTGAGCTTCTGGCTGCTGGTTTCCGGCGTTGTTCTGATCAACCTGTCCCTGGGCGTCGGCGAATTCGCCAAGACCGGCTGGGTCGCGTATCCGCCATTGTCGGGCCTGCAATACAGCCCTGGCGTGGGTGTGGACTACTACATCTGGGCGCTACAGTTATCAGGACTCGGGACGACACTGACGGGGGTCAACTTCCTGGCCACCGTCCTGAAAATGCGCGCCCCTGGCATGAAACTGATGGACATGCCGATCTTCACCTGGACCTGCACCTGGGCCAACGTCCTGATCGTGGCTTCGTTCCCGATCCTGGCCGCTACCATGGCGCTGCTGTCGCTTGACCGTTACCTGGATTTCCACATTTTCACCAATGAACTTGGTGGCAATCCAATGATGTACGTGAACCTGTTCTGGGCATGGGGTCACCCTGAGGTGTACATCCTGATCCTGCCGGCGTTCGGTATCTTCTCCGAAGTGATCTCGACCTTTACCGGCAAGCGCCTGTTCGGTCACCACTCGATGGTCTATGCATCGGGCGCAATCTCCGTACTGGGCTTCATGGTGTGGCTGCACCACTTCTTCACCATGGGTTCGGGGGCCAGCGTCAACGCCTTCTTCGGCCTGGCGACGATGCTGATTTCGATCCCGACGGGGGTGAAGCTATTCAACTGGCTGTTCACCATCTACCACGGCCGTCTGCGCATGACCAGCCAGGTTCTGTGGACCCTGGGCTTCATGGTGACCTTCGCCATCGGCGGCATGACCGGCGTACTGCTGGCCATCCCGGGTGCTGACTTCGTACTGCACAACAGCCTGTTCGTGATCGCTCACTTCCACAACGTGATCATCGGTGGTGCTGTATTCGGTTACATCGCTGGTTTCAGCTTCTACTTCCCGAAAGCGTTCGGCTTCAAGCTGCACG
The genomic region above belongs to Pseudomonas poae and contains:
- the cyoB gene encoding cytochrome o ubiquinol oxidase subunit I — protein: MFGKLSWDAVPFHEPIVMVTIAMIALGGLALFAAITYFKKWTYLWTEWLTSVDHKKIGVMYVIVAMVMLLRGFADAIMMRTQLAMATEGSPGYLPPEHYDQIFTAHGVIMIIFMAMPFFTGLMNLALPLQIGARDVAYPFLNSLSFWLLVSGVVLINLSLGVGEFAKTGWVAYPPLSGLQYSPGVGVDYYIWALQLSGLGTTLTGVNFLATVLKMRAPGMKLMDMPIFTWTCTWANVLIVASFPILAATMALLSLDRYLDFHIFTNELGGNPMMYVNLFWAWGHPEVYILILPAFGIFSEVISTFTGKRLFGHHSMVYASGAISVLGFMVWLHHFFTMGSGASVNAFFGLATMLISIPTGVKLFNWLFTIYHGRLRMTSQVLWTLGFMVTFAIGGMTGVLLAIPGADFVLHNSLFVIAHFHNVIIGGAVFGYIAGFSFYFPKAFGFKLHEGWGKAAFWFWISGFFVAFMPLYALGFMGMTRRLNATTNPEWVPYLYVAMFGALMIAAGIACQLIQLYVSIRDRKQNACDSGDPWNGHTLEWSTSSPPPFYNFAVIPTANTIDAFTEAKEDGTAYQRPKHYEPIHMPNNTATGVVMGALLTVFGFAMIWHIWWLAIVGLVGTIGYFIVHAARDDQGYMVPVETIERIEAEQHARLVAEKKIPANRVETSLEQA
- a CDS encoding disulfide bond formation protein B, with translation MSDELRLGRERRFLVLLGIICLALIGGALYMQVVLGEAPCPLCILQRYALLLIAVFAFIGAAMRTKGAITLFEGLVVLSALGGVAAAGHHVYTQFFPQVSCGIDVLQPIVDDLPLAKVFPLGFQVDGFCSTPYPPILGLSLAQWALVAFVLTVILVPLGIYRNRQHKG
- the cyoA gene encoding ubiquinol oxidase subunit II — its product is MSKNRYPRLLGFLPLLGMMLMLGGCKWTLMDPKGQIGLDQRNLIITATLLMLLVVVPVIIMTFAFAWKYRASNTSATYAPKWSHSTKIEIAVWLVPILIIIALGYITYKSTHELDPYRPLESNVKPINIEVVALDWKWLFIYPDLGIATVNQIRFPENTPLNFRITSDAVMNSFFIPALGGQIYAMAGMQTRLHLIANEKAEMEGISANYSGAGFTGMKFKAISTSQEDFNAWVAEVKAAPKQLDQAEYDALTKPSQNNPVALYSTYEPNLFQKIVDKYEGMKPGKPVKHEKKEVAAVEGSDTGSHSTAGAEE